One genomic segment of Sander lucioperca isolate FBNREF2018 chromosome 10, SLUC_FBN_1.2, whole genome shotgun sequence includes these proteins:
- the LOC116035334 gene encoding fucolectin-1-like yields the protein MLWTLLIVSLIGSAHLEKKTARCQIEDITRNGTTSQSTNYTNGVTTYTADRAIDGDLEKCADTLELNNSWWRIDLLGVYRISNITIYNLDQVNTDMSGAQIYIGNSRQNNGTANPLRTTIQNFKKNHFNYYLFNTTVSGRYITVFLSEKTLILCEVMIFGIIKESSFELVKEKKTWVDALYYCRDNGMDLASIVDEDTQVWAELEARKADTPFVWLGLRYTCTLNFWFWVDDQHLEFNRWAPNSKIEECDMSVAMDRKEDHLWYSKLDNETFNFICAK from the exons ATGCTGTGGACTCTATTGATCGTTTCTCTGATTG GAAGTGcacacttggaaaaaaaaacag CTCGCTGCCAAATAGAAGACATAACACGTAATGGGACAACATCTCAGTCAACAAACTATACAAATGGCGTTACCACCTATACGGCTGACAGAGCTATTGATGGGGATCTGGAAAAATGTGCTGACACACTGGAACTGAACAACTCCTGGTGGAGAATTGACCTGCTCGGTGTCTACAGAATTTCTAACATCACTATCTACAACCTAGACCAAGTCAATACTGATATGAGCGGTGCTCAGATCTACATTGGGAACTCTCGTCAGAACAACGGCACCGCCAACCCATT GCGTACAACCATCCAAAACTTCAAGAAAAACCATTTcaattactatttatttaatacaACAGTGTCGGGGCGCTACATCACGGTGTTCTTATCGGAAAAAACTCTAATTCTGTGTGAAGTGATGATCTTCGGCATAATAAAAG AATCAAGCTTTGAGCTGGTCAAAGAGAAGAAGACGTGGGTAGATGCCCTGTACTACTGCAGGGACAACGGCATGGACCTGGCTTCCATTGTTGACGAAGACACTCAGGTCTGGGCTGAGTTGGAGGCCCGGAAGGCCGACACTCCTTTTGTGTGGCTGGGCCTTCGCTACACCTGCACCCTCAACTTCTGGTTCTGGGTCGATGATCAGCACTTAGAATTCAATCGCTGGGCTCCAAATAGTAAGATAGAAGAGTGTGACATGAGTGTTGCCATGGACAGAAAAGAGGACCATCTCTGGTACAGCAAGCTTGACAACGAGACGTTTAATTTCATCTGTGCAAAGTAG
- the LOC116035297 gene encoding zinc fingers and homeoboxes protein 1 yields MSSRRKSTTPCMVLPTDVVEQEEVEEKTEWTKEEEEEEEGKKKEGAEELGQAVVVVPTPPDTDEPNLSTVEDSEVVAPSLKLSAANPPEDPSSDQPPPEQQCDTPEEGEADPATVAAISLSKTPIMRMKTKSEPKRIAVSLKSTDKAVEGFGKGGEGEVGGDQEPIEAPLGPMTPVEMLLHDSMKLGGGGLLVSPYSEQQRKSATLNPTVLPAGLAQVLSAFQAQQSAAAAQHQLLIPLSSIPSYSAAMDTNPLLGSTYKKFPYPSMAEINSLAAHTQFTEEQIKVWFSAQRLKHGVSWTPEEVEEARRKQFNGTVHTVPQTITVIPAHQLSAAANGLQSILQTCQIVGQPGLVFTQVGPGGHLPVTSPITLTVAGLPSQSQSSSRVSCQPTPTNSELKRATTVQPPSLSPQENSALSADTFSLRPKKSKEQLAELKASYLKNHFVTDTEISRLMKLTNLTKGEIKKWFSDTRYNQRNSKNSNVIVFPDGGGRGSGNCGSSAGTTIIIDSSDETPTSPHPPRTPPVKEKETRPKTWNPFPDFTLQKFKEKTPEQLVVLEESFKKSGTPSDEELSRLRTETKLTRREIDAWFTERRKMPSVSTCSPGSSEGGKMEVDGGKAGEGATSSSPSASLSRKGSQTPPGGRSNKDVKDKSKKTPEQLHILKSAFVRTQWPTPEEYAQLAEQSGLPRSYIVSWFGDSRYSWKNSNLKWFFQYQSGNVEGPSGGGSNKMGSSSSSSSSNSSRKRRSRNRGWGRSRTRKQPRRSASCSADVDRSPPSKKFKSGREILREYYMKHRFLNEQDLDELVTKTNMSYEQVREWFAEVQRRLETGSDPFLEAAAGRTGGDKAGEVGETQGEASTVTAKQPGTGVGDEDDDDDDDDEGDEDDDAEDTDDSEVWEPSRSVRKSLSVSED; encoded by the exons ATGTCGAGCCGCCGGAAATCGACCACACCTTGCATGGTGCTGCCCACTGATGTGGTGGAGCaggaagaggtggaggagaAAACCGAGTGGacaaaggaggaggaagaggaggaggaagggaagaAGAAAGAGGGAGCAGAGGAGCTGGGTCAGGCAGTAGTGGTTGTCCCCACCCCTCCAGATACCG ATGAGCCCAATCTCTCTACTGTAGAAGACAGCGAAGTCGTCGCTCCCTCACTAAAGCTCAGTGCTGCAAACCCTCCTGAGGATCCAAGCAGCGACCAGCCGCCCCCGGAACAACAGTGTGATACACCCGAGGAGGGAGAAGCAGACCCAGCCACGGTTGCTGCCATTTCCCTCAGCAAGACCCCCATCATGAGGATGAAGACCAAATCTGAACCCAAGAGGATCGCCGTGTCCCTGAAATCAACAGACAAAGCGGTTGAGGGTTTTGGAAAGGGTGGTGAGGGAGAGGTGGGAGGAGATCAGGAGCCCATTGAAGCTCCTCTCGGGCCTATGACGCCTGTGGAGATGCTGCTGCACGACTCCATGAAGCTCGGGGGTGGGGGCTTGCTGGTCAGCCCATATTCAGAGCAGCAGAGAAAATCTGCAACTTTAAACCCCACAGTTTTGCCTGCTGGCCTGGCACAG GTGCTTTCTGCTTTCCAGGCCCAGCAGagtgcagcagcagctcagcatCAGCTGCTGATTCCCCTCAGCAGCATCCCATCCTACAGTGCAGCCATGGACACCAACCCCCTGCTGGGCAGCACATACAAGAAGTTTCCTTACCCCTCCATGGCCGAGATCAACAGCCTGGCAGCACATACACAGTTCACAGAGGAGCAGATCAAG GTGTGGTTCTCAGCCCAGCGGCTGAAACACGGTGTGAGCTGGACTCCAGAGGAAGTGGAGGAGGCCAGGAGGAAACAGTTTAATGGCACGGTGCACACCGTGCCTCAGACCATCACTGTCATACCTGCTCACCAGCTCTCAGCAGCTGCCAACGGCCTGCAGTCCATTCTTCAGACCTGCCAGATAGTGGGCCAGCCCGGCCTGGTTTTCACACAG gTTGGCCCAGGAGGGCACCTTCCAGTGACCAGTCCCATCACTCTGACAGTGGCAGGGCTGCCCAGCCAGTCCCAGAGCTCCAGCAGAGTTTCCTGCCAGCCCACCCCAACAAACAGTGAGCTGAAACGGGCTACTACTGTccagcctccctctctttctccacaG GAAAACTCCGCCCTCAGTGCTGACACATTCAGTTTGCGGCCGAAAAAGTCCAAAGAGCAGCTGGCAGAGCTGAAAGCCAGCTACCTGAAAAACCACTTTGTCACTGATACCGAAATTTCCCGGCTGATGAAGCTCACCAACCTCACAAAGGGAGAGATCAAGAAATGGTTCAGTGACACCAGGTACAACCAGCGCAACTCCAAGAACAGCAATGTCATAGTTTTCCCTGACGGGGGGGGCAGAGGAAGTGGCAACTGTGGTAGCAGTGCTGGCACCACCATTATTATTGACTCAAGCGATGAGACCCCCACATCTCCCCATCCTCCACGCACTCCTCCTGTGAAGGAGAAGGAGACACGGCCCAAAACATGGAATCCGTTCCCAGATTTCACCCTGCAGAAGTTTAAGGAGAAGACTCCGGAGCAGCTGGTGGTGCTGGAGGAAAGTTTCAAGAAGAGCGGCACCCCATCAGATGAAGAACTGAGCCGTCTGAGAACAGAGACTAAACTGACACGGAGGGAGATTGATGCCTGGTTCACTGAGAGACGTAAGATGCCGTCTGTCAGTACTTGCTCCCCGGGTTCTTCAGAGGGAGGAAAGATGGAGGTAGATGGAGGAAAAGCAGGAGAAGGAGccacttcttcttctccttctgccTCCTTGTCTCGTAAAGGTAGTCAAACTCCTCCTGGCGGTCGCAGCAACAAAGACGTGAAAGATAAGAGTAAAAAGACTCCGGAGCAGCTCCATATTTTAAAAAGTGCCTTCGTGCGGACCCAGTGGCCCACACCAGAGGAGTACGCCCAGCTGGCAGAACAGAGCGGCCTCCCTCGGTCCTACATCGTCAGCTGGTTCGGGGACTCTCGGTACTCGTGGAAGAACAGTAACCTGAAATGGTTCTTCCAGTACCAAAGTGGCAATGTCGAAGGGCCAAGCGGCGGAGGAAGCAATAAAAtgggaagcagcagcagcagcagcagcagcaacagcagtcgAAAAAGACGAAGCCGAAATCGTGGTTGGGGGCGGTCCCGAACCAGAAAGCAGCCAAGAAGATCTGCCTCCTGCAGTGCAGATGTGGATAGATCTCCCCCGTCAAAGAAATTCAAGAGTGGGAGGGAGATTCTGAGGGAGTACTACATGAAACACCGCTTTCTCAATGAGCAAGACCTGGATGAGCTTGTCACCAAGACCAACATGAGCTACGAACAG GTGAGGGAGTGGTTCGCCGAGGTCCAGCGGCGCTTGGAGACGGGGTCGGATCCCTTCCTGGAGGCGGCGGCAGGAAGGACAGGCGGCGACAAAGCAGGAGAGGTAGGAGAGACGCAGGGAGAGGCATCGACCGTCACCGCGAAGCAGCCCGGCACGGGGGTGGGAGacgaggatgatgatgatgatgatgacgacgaAGGAGATGAGGACGACGACGCCGAGGACACAGACGACAGTGAGGTTTGGGAGCCGTCGCGTAGCGTCAGGAAATCCTTGTCAGTCTCTGAAGACTAA
- the zgc:101716 gene encoding uncharacterized protein C8orf76 isoform X2, with protein MEIFGSTFDDSVFLEARDRVSVALSSYNAKLCKPEWFCESTALDTDDPLEKQKVFKFRGDLAVRQGNHQKALDAYSSCLEWVADNNLTIRRDVLEGMARCCTRLGQRERALDLADLLSKEASNTCHLISLLLLKVSIYQHFGDVRLKMTSLQQLCSMLPFNPWHWYSLGQTCLQLLESDRTTGLCSPQSFESVEEQREEQQEEASELDEDRIWLKACTCFIRTRLLLRILRQQQSSFVLQRTESTLQTTDEVLQRLNPKETTLQALTEVVSEDLIPEKMREDYQDGESLASVCLQSFKGRWWNKILMTGVLETDGCQHQTQTDTES; from the exons ATGGAGATATTTGGAAGCACGTTTGACGATTCGGTGTTTTTGGAGGCGAGAGACCGAGTCTCTGTGGCTCTGTCGTCTTATAACGCCAAACTATGTAAACCAGAG TGGTTCTGTGAGAGCACTGCTCTGGACACAGATGATCCTTTGGAGAAGCAGAAAGTCTTTAAGTTTAGAGGTGACTTGGCTGTGAGACAGGGAAACCATCAG AAAGCCTTGGATGCATACAGTAGCTGCCTGGAGTGGGTTGCTGACAACAACCTGACTATCAGAAGAGATGTGCTGGAAGGAATGGCCCGATGCTGCACCAGactgggacagagagaaagggcGCTGGACTTAGCTGACTTACTG AGCAAAGAAGCCTCCAACACCTGTCACCTGATCAGCCTCCTGCTGCTCAAAGTCAGCATCTACCAGCATTTTGGAGACGTACGATTAAAGATgacgtctctgcagcagctGTGTAGCATGCTGCCCTTCAACCCCTGGCACTGGTACAGCCTGGGACAGACGTGTCTGCAGCTGCTGGAGAGTGACAGAACCACCG GTTTGTGTTCCCCACAGAGCTTTGAATCAGTAGAAGAACAGCGTGAGGAACAACAGGAAGAGGCATCAGAGCTGGATGAGGACAGAATCTGGCTGAAAGCGTGCACCTGTTTCATTAGGACGAG ACTCCTGTTGAGAATCCTTCGACAGCAGCAGTCCTCCTTTGTGCTGCAGCGCACTGAAAGCACCCTCCAGACGACAGACGAGGTGTTACAGAGGCTGAATCCCAAAGAAACCACCCTGCAGGCTCTCACTGAG GTGGTGTCAGAGGACCTGATCCCAGAGAAGATGAGGGAGGACTACCAGGATGGGGAGAGTCTGGCcagtgtgtgtctgcagagtTTCAAGGGGCGCTGGTGGAACAAGATCTTAATGACTGGGGTGCTAGAGACTGATGGCTGTCAAcatcagacacagacagacactgagTCCTGA
- the LOC116035270 gene encoding protein FAM83A isoform X2, with translation MDDSSASAPWYWRSKPLGKVRRRVQDLRIPSPSCYDLIANRPALDLSHNESARLAVDSLLSRGLEGYHEVLNAEGEVDFLSQLEKIYILENGRDGNTADPGASDESDTDFDSLSTGSQSATQCPAVSTDSDPILAGLDLSSQKDVKQTDPALDKPDVEVYFQFDNRAASMKDLVREFIRNAGMALAIVMDSFSDVELLCDLLEASRKRNVSVYLLLDHLHLNLFVSMWQELKLNSKNFPKLSVHSVDGQTYCAKTGRKLTGQIAESFIISDWTEVLTGSYSFSWLSWQTHRGLAVLVKGSAVTPFHQEFLRLHSSSKPIPGFDTFITVPHTLPLYTTLHAAESTYNDPSKSKPSPTKTICPRAQKEDGQEDTQTKAKMPVLSNSQSAELECSKGKPQPLHRASAGTQMHEKPPQLCLKPLIQPGALQSVSVGEHTIGAVCTQLGAQTHVEFLEKNQPQIQSHSNPLSQPHVSNVQSHHFIATTAEKNARAQESNPLYTASPTYDQHRIVSYQPTFRINLEHHYVGTEGLFFHQRNRNRLTEHSGIAPGLDTQRRQWNYLLNFKPKADFLSANPKVLPPSTLQQKQAKTDLWLPLTHPRGHTSGLQTKVSSLGTRRQDHPQKHHQPSLQLHQTTEASGSKSASSALGAHLKPQLQSDSKLFLPGTGATQHLQPHTSQQARPPPRLNWMSQSRTERPRPVARLSSFSTNYGTGQQTDGQVGWRPFHSSMNTSVGRSQSTADRQLAGLNPNITKP, from the exons ATGGATGACAGCAGTGCGTCAGCGCCTTGGTACTGGAGATCAAAACCCCTGGGGAAGGTGAGGCGACGGGTTCAAGACCTCCGCATCCCTTCCCCCTCTTGCTATGACTTGATAGCCAACAGACCGGCGTTGGACCTGAGCCATAACGAGAGCGCCCGGCTGGCAGTGGACTCCCTGCTCAGCCGCGGCTTAGAGGGATACCACGAGGTGTTGAACGCAGAAGGAGAAGTGGACTTTCTGTCACAGCTGGAGAAGATTTACATCCTGGAAAATGGGAGGGATGGAAACACAG CTGATCCTGGTGCATCTGATGAAAGTGACACAGACTTTGACAGTTTGTCTACTGGATCCCAGTCTGCCACACAATGTCCTGCAGTGTCCACAGACAGTGATCCCATTTTGGCAGGTTTGGACCTGAGCAGCCAAAAAG ATGTAAAGCAGACTGACCCTGCCCTGGATAAGCCAGATGTTGAGGTTTATTTTCAGTTTGACAACAGGGCAGCCAGCATGAAAGACCTGGTCAGAGAGTTCATCAGAAACGCTggaatg gccCTGGCCATAGTGATGGACAGCTTCAGTGACGTAGAGCTGCTCTGTGATCTTCTCGAGGCGAGCAGGAAGAGGAATGTGTCTGTTTATCTGCTGCTGGATCATCTCCACCTGAACCTGTTTGTGAGCATGTGGCAGGAACTCAAACTCAACAGCAAAAACTTTCCT AAACTGTCAGTACACAGTGTGGATGGACAGACCTACTGTGCCAAGACAGGCAGGAAGCTGACTGGTCAGATTGCTGAGAGTTTTATCATCTCTGACTGGACTGAGGTGTTGACTGGCtcatacag TTTCTCCTGGCTGTCCTGGCAGACCCATCGTGGTCTTGCTGTTCTTGTAAAGGGCAGCGCAGTCACACCTTTCCATCAGGAATTCCTCAGGCTACATTCCAGCTCCAAACCAATCCCCGGCTTTGATACTTTTATCACAGTGCCTCACACTCTCCCTCTTTACACCACATTACATGCAGCTGAAAGCACTTACAATGATCCCAGTAAGTCAAAACCGAGCCCGACCAAAACAATATGCCCCAGGGCTCAGAAGGAAGATGGTCAAGAAGACActcaaacaaaagcaaaaatgcCGGTTTTATCCAATTCACAGAGTGCAGAATTGGAGTGCAGCAAGGGTAAGCCCCAACCTCTACACAGAGCAAGCGCTGGTACACAAATGCATGAAAAACCTCCACAATTGTGCCTAAAACCCCTTATTCAACCAGGGGCACTGCAGAGTGTATCTGTGGGAGAGCATACAATAGGAGCTGTCTGCACACAACTTGGAGCACAAACACATGTAGAGTTTCTGGAGAAGAATCAACCCCAGATCCAGAGTCACTCAAACCCTCTCAGTCAGCCCCATGTCTCAAATGTTCAGTCTCACCACTTCATCGCCACTACAGCTGAGAAGAATGCGAGGGCTCAAGAGTCAAACCCTCTATACACTGCTTCCCCTACATATGATCAGCACAGGATTGTCAGCTATCAACCAACTTTCAGGATTAATCTCGAGCACCATTATGTGGGTACTGAAGGTCTTTTCTTTCACCAAAGGAATAGGAACAGATTGACAGAGcattctgggattgctccaggTCTAGACACACAAAGACGACAATGGAACTACTTACTTAACTTTAAACCAAAGGCTGACTTTCTATCTGCTAATCCCAAAGTCCTGCCTCCTTCCACATTACAGCAAAAACAAGCAAAGACAGACCTGTGGCTTCCTTTAACCCACCCGAGGGGACACACATCTGGGCTACAAACTAAAGTGTCCTCTCTAGGAACAAGGAGGCAAGATCACCCCCAGAAGCATCACCAACCCTCCCTCCAGTTGCACCAAACCACAGAGGCTTCAGGTTCAAAGTCAGCATCATCAGCCCTGGGAGCTCATCTTAAACCTCAGCTCCAGTCAGACTCCAAGCTGTTCTTACCAGGTACAGGAGCCACACAACATCTACAGCCCCACACTTCACAGCAGGCGAGGCCCCCTCCAAGACTAAACTGGATGAGCCAGAGTCGCACTGAAAGACCCAGACCTGTGGCTCGCCTCAGCTCCTTCAGCACCAACTACGGGACGGGACAGCAAACGGACGGACAGGTGGGTTGGAGGCCGTTTCATAGCAGCATGAATACATCGGTAGGAAGGAGCCAGAGCACGGCTGACAGACAATTAGCAGGCCTTAATCCAAACATAACCAAGCCCTga
- the zgc:101716 gene encoding uncharacterized protein C8orf76 isoform X1 has product MEIFGSTFDDSVFLEARDRVSVALSSYNAKLCKPEWFCESTALDTDDPLEKQKVFKFRGDLAVRQGNHQKALDAYSSCLEWVADNNLTIRRDVLEGMARCCTRLGQRERALDLADLLSKEASNTCHLISLLLLKVSIYQHFGDVRLKMTSLQQLCSMLPFNPWHWYSLGQTCLQLLESDRTTGLCSPQSFESVEEQREEQQEEASELDEDRIWLKACTCFIRTRLLLRILRQQQSSFVLQRTESTLQTTDEVLQRLNPKETTLQALTEVVSEDLIPEKMREDYQDGESLASVCLQSFKGRWWNKILMTGVLETDGCQHQTQSLYRPHQRAKDTD; this is encoded by the exons ATGGAGATATTTGGAAGCACGTTTGACGATTCGGTGTTTTTGGAGGCGAGAGACCGAGTCTCTGTGGCTCTGTCGTCTTATAACGCCAAACTATGTAAACCAGAG TGGTTCTGTGAGAGCACTGCTCTGGACACAGATGATCCTTTGGAGAAGCAGAAAGTCTTTAAGTTTAGAGGTGACTTGGCTGTGAGACAGGGAAACCATCAG AAAGCCTTGGATGCATACAGTAGCTGCCTGGAGTGGGTTGCTGACAACAACCTGACTATCAGAAGAGATGTGCTGGAAGGAATGGCCCGATGCTGCACCAGactgggacagagagaaagggcGCTGGACTTAGCTGACTTACTG AGCAAAGAAGCCTCCAACACCTGTCACCTGATCAGCCTCCTGCTGCTCAAAGTCAGCATCTACCAGCATTTTGGAGACGTACGATTAAAGATgacgtctctgcagcagctGTGTAGCATGCTGCCCTTCAACCCCTGGCACTGGTACAGCCTGGGACAGACGTGTCTGCAGCTGCTGGAGAGTGACAGAACCACCG GTTTGTGTTCCCCACAGAGCTTTGAATCAGTAGAAGAACAGCGTGAGGAACAACAGGAAGAGGCATCAGAGCTGGATGAGGACAGAATCTGGCTGAAAGCGTGCACCTGTTTCATTAGGACGAG ACTCCTGTTGAGAATCCTTCGACAGCAGCAGTCCTCCTTTGTGCTGCAGCGCACTGAAAGCACCCTCCAGACGACAGACGAGGTGTTACAGAGGCTGAATCCCAAAGAAACCACCCTGCAGGCTCTCACTGAG GTGGTGTCAGAGGACCTGATCCCAGAGAAGATGAGGGAGGACTACCAGGATGGGGAGAGTCTGGCcagtgtgtgtctgcagagtTTCAAGGGGCGCTGGTGGAACAAGATCTTAATGACTGGGGTGCTAGAGACTGATGGCTGTCAAcatcagacaca GTCACTGTACAGACCCCATCAAAGAGCAAAagacactgactga
- the LOC116035270 gene encoding protein FAM83A isoform X1, with protein MDDSSASAPWYWRSKPLGKVRRRVQDLRIPSPSCYDLIANRPALDLSHNESARLAVDSLLSRGLEGYHEVLNAEGEVDFLSQLEKIYILENGRDGNTGSDPGASDESDTDFDSLSTGSQSATQCPAVSTDSDPILAGLDLSSQKDVKQTDPALDKPDVEVYFQFDNRAASMKDLVREFIRNAGMALAIVMDSFSDVELLCDLLEASRKRNVSVYLLLDHLHLNLFVSMWQELKLNSKNFPKLSVHSVDGQTYCAKTGRKLTGQIAESFIISDWTEVLTGSYSFSWLSWQTHRGLAVLVKGSAVTPFHQEFLRLHSSSKPIPGFDTFITVPHTLPLYTTLHAAESTYNDPSKSKPSPTKTICPRAQKEDGQEDTQTKAKMPVLSNSQSAELECSKGKPQPLHRASAGTQMHEKPPQLCLKPLIQPGALQSVSVGEHTIGAVCTQLGAQTHVEFLEKNQPQIQSHSNPLSQPHVSNVQSHHFIATTAEKNARAQESNPLYTASPTYDQHRIVSYQPTFRINLEHHYVGTEGLFFHQRNRNRLTEHSGIAPGLDTQRRQWNYLLNFKPKADFLSANPKVLPPSTLQQKQAKTDLWLPLTHPRGHTSGLQTKVSSLGTRRQDHPQKHHQPSLQLHQTTEASGSKSASSALGAHLKPQLQSDSKLFLPGTGATQHLQPHTSQQARPPPRLNWMSQSRTERPRPVARLSSFSTNYGTGQQTDGQVGWRPFHSSMNTSVGRSQSTADRQLAGLNPNITKP; from the exons ATGGATGACAGCAGTGCGTCAGCGCCTTGGTACTGGAGATCAAAACCCCTGGGGAAGGTGAGGCGACGGGTTCAAGACCTCCGCATCCCTTCCCCCTCTTGCTATGACTTGATAGCCAACAGACCGGCGTTGGACCTGAGCCATAACGAGAGCGCCCGGCTGGCAGTGGACTCCCTGCTCAGCCGCGGCTTAGAGGGATACCACGAGGTGTTGAACGCAGAAGGAGAAGTGGACTTTCTGTCACAGCTGGAGAAGATTTACATCCTGGAAAATGGGAGGGATGGAAACACAGGTT CTGATCCTGGTGCATCTGATGAAAGTGACACAGACTTTGACAGTTTGTCTACTGGATCCCAGTCTGCCACACAATGTCCTGCAGTGTCCACAGACAGTGATCCCATTTTGGCAGGTTTGGACCTGAGCAGCCAAAAAG ATGTAAAGCAGACTGACCCTGCCCTGGATAAGCCAGATGTTGAGGTTTATTTTCAGTTTGACAACAGGGCAGCCAGCATGAAAGACCTGGTCAGAGAGTTCATCAGAAACGCTggaatg gccCTGGCCATAGTGATGGACAGCTTCAGTGACGTAGAGCTGCTCTGTGATCTTCTCGAGGCGAGCAGGAAGAGGAATGTGTCTGTTTATCTGCTGCTGGATCATCTCCACCTGAACCTGTTTGTGAGCATGTGGCAGGAACTCAAACTCAACAGCAAAAACTTTCCT AAACTGTCAGTACACAGTGTGGATGGACAGACCTACTGTGCCAAGACAGGCAGGAAGCTGACTGGTCAGATTGCTGAGAGTTTTATCATCTCTGACTGGACTGAGGTGTTGACTGGCtcatacag TTTCTCCTGGCTGTCCTGGCAGACCCATCGTGGTCTTGCTGTTCTTGTAAAGGGCAGCGCAGTCACACCTTTCCATCAGGAATTCCTCAGGCTACATTCCAGCTCCAAACCAATCCCCGGCTTTGATACTTTTATCACAGTGCCTCACACTCTCCCTCTTTACACCACATTACATGCAGCTGAAAGCACTTACAATGATCCCAGTAAGTCAAAACCGAGCCCGACCAAAACAATATGCCCCAGGGCTCAGAAGGAAGATGGTCAAGAAGACActcaaacaaaagcaaaaatgcCGGTTTTATCCAATTCACAGAGTGCAGAATTGGAGTGCAGCAAGGGTAAGCCCCAACCTCTACACAGAGCAAGCGCTGGTACACAAATGCATGAAAAACCTCCACAATTGTGCCTAAAACCCCTTATTCAACCAGGGGCACTGCAGAGTGTATCTGTGGGAGAGCATACAATAGGAGCTGTCTGCACACAACTTGGAGCACAAACACATGTAGAGTTTCTGGAGAAGAATCAACCCCAGATCCAGAGTCACTCAAACCCTCTCAGTCAGCCCCATGTCTCAAATGTTCAGTCTCACCACTTCATCGCCACTACAGCTGAGAAGAATGCGAGGGCTCAAGAGTCAAACCCTCTATACACTGCTTCCCCTACATATGATCAGCACAGGATTGTCAGCTATCAACCAACTTTCAGGATTAATCTCGAGCACCATTATGTGGGTACTGAAGGTCTTTTCTTTCACCAAAGGAATAGGAACAGATTGACAGAGcattctgggattgctccaggTCTAGACACACAAAGACGACAATGGAACTACTTACTTAACTTTAAACCAAAGGCTGACTTTCTATCTGCTAATCCCAAAGTCCTGCCTCCTTCCACATTACAGCAAAAACAAGCAAAGACAGACCTGTGGCTTCCTTTAACCCACCCGAGGGGACACACATCTGGGCTACAAACTAAAGTGTCCTCTCTAGGAACAAGGAGGCAAGATCACCCCCAGAAGCATCACCAACCCTCCCTCCAGTTGCACCAAACCACAGAGGCTTCAGGTTCAAAGTCAGCATCATCAGCCCTGGGAGCTCATCTTAAACCTCAGCTCCAGTCAGACTCCAAGCTGTTCTTACCAGGTACAGGAGCCACACAACATCTACAGCCCCACACTTCACAGCAGGCGAGGCCCCCTCCAAGACTAAACTGGATGAGCCAGAGTCGCACTGAAAGACCCAGACCTGTGGCTCGCCTCAGCTCCTTCAGCACCAACTACGGGACGGGACAGCAAACGGACGGACAGGTGGGTTGGAGGCCGTTTCATAGCAGCATGAATACATCGGTAGGAAGGAGCCAGAGCACGGCTGACAGACAATTAGCAGGCCTTAATCCAAACATAACCAAGCCCTga